CCAGTTGCAACAGCATGAGGCCGCTGTGTCAAACCGGGGTCAATCCCTGACTTTGGAGATGCGCAAGGCTCAAGCGTTGGCCAATCAGCGATCGGAATCTGCTGCGGCTGCTATTCGAATGGCGCAGAATCGCCAATTGACTGCGATGGAAAGCCGGTTGCAGCGTTTGGGGGCTGTGGTGGAGGCTGTATCGCCCCAGCGCACCTTGGAGCGCGGCTATGCTTTTCTTCAGCCCGAGGTGGGTGATGAAGTGGTTCGATCCGTTGAGCAGGTCAAAAACGGAGACAATTTGCGGGCCACCCTGGCAGATGGGGAAATTGTTCTGAATGTGCTCGAGAAAACCAGCCTGCGCGGACCTTCTGCCAAGCGGAAGGAAAATTCACGATAGAATCAAAAGGTACGCGGTGCGGGGTTGAAGTACATCACTTTGCCCCCATTTGATGTTTTCGTAATGACGAAGTAAAGAGGATACCCACATGCAACATACCCTGCCCGAATTGCCTTATGCAATGGACGCCTTGGCGCCCCATATTTCCAAAGAAACACTTGAGTACCATTACGGCAAGCACCACGCTGCCTACGTGACCAACCTGAACAACCTGGTCAAGGGTACCGAGTTTGAAACCTCCAGCCTGGAAGACATCGTCAAGAAGTCCACCGGTGGTGTGTTCAACAACGCAGCCCAGATCTGGAACCATACCTTCTACTGGCACTGCCTCTCCCCCAACGGCGGTGGTGCACCCACTGGCAAGTTGGCTGAAGCCATCAACGCCAAATTCGGCAGCTTTGATGCCTTCAAGGAAGCCTTCACCAAGAGCGCCATTGGCAACTTCGGTTCCAGCTGGACCTGGTTGGTTAAAAAGGCCGATGGTTCAGTTGACATCGTGAACACCAGCAACGCTGCAACTCCTTTGACTACCCAGGACAAGCCTTTGTTGACTTGCGACCTGTGGGAACATGCGTATTACGTTGACTACCGCAATGCACGTCCAAAGTATGTTGAAACATTCTGGAATCTGGCCAACTGGTCATTCGCATCTGCGAACTTCGAAGGCTGAACCTGAAGGTTGAAATTTCAGGCTGGCAACAGCCTGATCAAAGCCTGAAGTGCCACTCAAAACCGGCCCCCGTTTTCTTCAAACCGGGTCGGTTTTTTTATTGGCTTGCCATGGCCGATTCAGGCACCTGAATGATTTGGCCTGCCCCGATCTTCCGCTTTGAAAACCAGTTGCGATTCATCTCGAGAGCGAGCCTCGCGTTACCCTTGGCGCAGTGAACGTCACTGGTTCCCGCGGTCATGTGTTCAACATTCAGTATTTTTCCCTGATCATCCGCGAAAGCCACGTCCAGATCAATCAATGTATTTTTCATCCACATGCATTGCGTTTCAGCTCGCTTGAAAACAAAGAGCATGCCTGCATTCTCGGCCAGTTTTTTCCGGTTCATCAAACCAATTTGTCGACTCAAGTCCGTGTTGGCCAGTTCGACATTCAGTTTTTCTTCCCCAATGAGAACCTGTATCTGGGGCAGTGGACCCTGTACTGGACCCGCGTTGCCAGAGGCACAGGCAGACGCGCCCAGCAAGGCGATCAGCAGGCCAAGCATGCCGGGAACAAGTCGTTTGGGGTATGGATCAAAGTACATGAAATCAGGGTCCTGTCAGAGAACTGAAAGAAGTTGGCGTTATTATACAGCTTGGCGCAATAAGGAATGCAATTTCATATTGCGAAATAATTGAGATAATTGTAGTGAAGGGATACACTAGAGTGTTCCTTCTAACACACCCCAGAAGCAGCGGAGAGACCATGTACCAACACATCAAAGTCCCATCAGTCGGCGAAAAAATCACGGTCAATAGTGATTACTCGCTCAACGTTCCAGATCAACCCATTATCCCTTTCATTGAAGGCGACGGTACAGGTTTCGACATTACGCCCGTCATGATTGATGTGGTGGATGCCGCAGTGGCCAAAGCCTACGGTGGCAAGCGCAAAATCAGCTGGATGGAAATCTACGCAGGTGAGAAATCCACCAAGGTGTACGGCCCTGACATGTGGCTGCCTGAAGAAACTCTTGAAGTTCTCAAGGAATATGTGGTGTCCGTCAAAGGCCCGCTGACCACGCCTGTAGGCGGAGGTATTCGCTCCATTAACGTCGCATTGCGTCAGCAACTGGACCTGTATGTGTGCTTGCGCCCCGTGCGTTATTTCACCGGCGTACCCAGCCCTGTGAAAGAACCCCACAAAACAGACATGGTCATTTTCCGTGAAAACTCGGAAGACATTTATGCCGGTATAGAGTACGAAGCAGAAACTGACAAGGCCAAGAAGCTGATCAAGTTTTTGCAGGAAGAGTTGGGCGTCAGCAAAATCCGTTTCCCCGACACATCCGGCATTGGTATCAAGCCAATTTCCAAGGAAGGCACCGAGCGCCTGTTCCGCAAAGCAATTCAGTATGCGATTGACAACAAAAAGCCTTCAGTGACTATTGTTCACAAGGGCAACATCATGAAGTACACCGAGGGCGCATTTGCGGCTTGGTCCTACGCGCTGGCCAAGAATGAATTTGGCGCAGAGCTTCTGGATGGTGGCCCTTGGATGAAGATCAAGGCACCACATGGCGACATCGTGATCAAAGACGTGATTGCCGATGCGTTCCTTCAGCAGATTCTGTTGCGCCCAGCTGAATACAGCGTCATCGCCACCATGAACCTGAACGGTGACTACATTTCCGATGCATTGGCTGCACAAGTCGGCGGTATCGGTATTGCACCAGGTGCCAACCTGTCTGATTCAATTGCCATGTTCGAAGCAACCCATGGCACCGCACCCAAGTATGCTGGCAAGGATTACGTGAACCCAGGTTCGCAAATTCTGTCCGCTGAAATGATGTTGCGTCACATGGGCTGGGTTGAAGCGGCAGACCTGATCATTTCCTCCATGGAAAAATCAATTGCCTCCAAGAAAGTCACCTACGACTTCGCACGCCTGATGGAAGGTGCGACACAGGTGAGCTGTTCCGGTTTCGGCCAGGTCATGATTGACCACATGTAAGCAGTGTTCAAGCGCATGTGCTTTTGAAAAAGCCCCTGTAAAGGGGCTTTTTTGATGTCTGGGCCTGCGTGGGCTGACTCGGTGTTGGCCAAAGCTAACACCAAGAAAAAAGCCGGCTTGGGGCCGGCTTTCTCCTTAATCGGTGGTTTGATTATTGTACTTATCAGGCGGCGCTGGTTGCGTCCATCGCGCAGATGTTTTGAGCCTGCTTGCCTTTTGGTCCATCCACAACTTCGAAAGTGACTTTCTGGCCTTCTTTCAGAGTTCGGAATCCAGATGCCTGGATTGCTGAAAAGTGGGCAAACAGTTCATCACTGCCTTGATCTGGAGTGATAAAACCAAAACCCTTTGCATCATTGAACCATTTTACGGTGCCGGTCGCCATCGCGAAACCTCCTTCAAAAAACTAATACTTCCATCGGAATGCACGAACTTTCCGACAACTCACCAGTCAGAACTGGCTTAGTTACTATTCTTTGATCAGTTTGGTTCGTGGTCAACAATACAATAGATACATTTTTTCAGGGTTTACCCCTTGTGTTGGCGGTAAACGTCCCCACTTGGGTCGATCTGGATTAAAAAACCATCGATTGACAATCGGATTCATGCAAATTTGGTGGTGAGACTGTTTGAATTTTCAGAGAAAAATTCTAGCCGCGAATAAAGGCGGTGTAATGCTCCCTAATCCTTGTTGCGTGCCCCTTAGAAGTGATTACAATGAAGTTATGAGTTCGCAAAACAATCCAACAACAGTACTGGAATCGCAGACGCTTAAAGCGAAACTGCCGCCCATGTATCAGGTCGTACTTTTGAACGACGACTACACCCCAATGGAGTTTGTGGTGATTGTTTTGCAGAAGTTTTTTGGAAAAGGAAGGGAACAGGCCACCCAGATCATGCTGAAAGTGCATCGAGAAGGGAAAGGCGTCTGCGGGGTATATCCCAAAGACATCGCCTCGACCAAAGTCGAATTGGTATGCGGATTCGCAAAGCAGCATCAACACCCGCTGCAGTGCGTGATGGAGGAAACATGATTGCGCAAGAATTGGAAGTAAGTTTGCACATGGCCTTTGTTGACGCCCGTCAACAGAAGCATGAATTCATCACCGTGGAGCACCTGCTATTGGCACTGCTGGATAACCCGTCAGCTGCCGAAGTATTACGCTCCTGCTCCTGTGATGTGGAGGAGATCCGCAAGAATCTTCAAAACTTCATCAAAGACAACACCCCGGTGGTGTCTGGACAGGATGAAGTGGACACGCAGCCCACTCTGGGCTTCCAGCGTGTTATTCAGCGTGCCATCATGCATGTGCAAAGCACGTCGAATGGCAAGAAGGAGGTCACTGGCGCAAATGTGCTGGTGGCCATTTTCGGGGAAAAGGATTCCCACGCGGTGTACTACCTGCACCAGCAAGGCATCACACGCCTCGATGTGGTGAATTATATTTCCCACGGCATTACAAAAACACCCCAGGCACCCGCCCCTAAACCTGAAAACGCTCAAAACGAAAACCAGGAACAAGAGGCCGAGGCACCCCAGGGTGTGGGTGACAAGCAGTCACCCCTGGACCAATACACCCAGAATTTGAATACGCTGGCCAAGGAAGGCAAGATCGACCCCTTGATTGGTCGTGAGCAGGAAGTGGAGCGTGTGATTCAGGTTCTGTGCCGCCGCCGCAAGAACAACCCCCTGTTGGTGGGTGAAGCGGGTGTGGGCAAAACTGCAATTGCAGAAGGCCTGGCCTGGAGAATTGTCCAGGGCGACGTGCCTGAAATTCTGAGCAGCGCCCAAGTGCATTCGCTCGACATGGGTGCTTTGCTGGCCGGTACCAAATACCGGGGCGATTTTGAACAGCGCTTGAAGGCGGTGCTCAAGCAACTCAAGGCCAATCCGGACTCCGTGTTGTTCATTGATGAAATCCATACCTTGATTGGGGCTGGCTCTGCATCGGGCGGCACGCTGGATGCCTCCAACCTGTTGAAGCCTGCCTTGTCTTCGGGTCAGTTGAAGTGCATTGGCGCAACCACATTCACCGAATACCGCGGTATTTTCGAGAAAGACCATGCGCTGTCACGCAGGTTCCAGAAAATTGATGTTTCTGAGCCCACTGTGGAACAAACCATTGAAATTCTGCGCGGCTTGAAGAGCCGGTTTGAAGACCACCACGGCGTCAAGTATTCCAGCGCTGCGATTTCCGCTGCTGCCGAATTGTCTGCCAAGTTCATCAACGACCGCCATTTGCCTGACAAGGCCATTGACGTGATCGATGAAGCCGGTGCAGCGCAGCGTATTTTGCCGAAAAGCAAGCAGCGCAAAACAATCACCAAAGGTGACATTGAAGACATCGTGTCCAAGATTGCCCGCATTCCGCCACAGTCTGTCAACACCGACGATCGCAACAAGCTGGCAACACTGGACCGTGACCTGAAAGCCACCGTGTTTGGCCAAGACCCCGCCATCGAGGCACTGGCCAATGCGATCAAGATGTCGCGTGCCGGTTTGGGCAAGGCAGACAAGCCGATTGGTTCCTTCCTGTTCAGCGGCCCCACCGGTGTGGGCAAAACCGAGGTGGCCAAGCAGTTGGCCTTCATTCTCGGCATTGAAATGCTGCGCTTTGACATGTCGGAGTACATGGAACGCCATGCGGTGTCTCGTCTGATTGGCGCGCCCCCGGGCTATGTTGGTTTTGACCAGGGCGGTTTGCTGACCGAGGCCATCACCAAGAAGCCACACTGCGTGTTGCTGCTCGACGAAATCGAGAAAGCCCACCCGGATGTATTCAACATCCTGTTGCAGGTGATGGACAACGGCACCTTGACCGACAACAACGGTCGCAAGGCAGACTTCCGCAACGTGATCATCATCATGACCACCAATGCGGGCGCTGAAGCCTTGACCAAGCGTGGAATCGGCTTCATGGAGTCGAAGGTGCAGGGCGACGAGATGGAAGACATCAAGCGCATGTTCAGCCCAGAATTCCGAAACCGTCTGGATTCAGTGATCTCCTTCCGAGCACTGGATGAGCAAATCATCCTGCGCGTGGTCGATAAGTTCCTGATGGAACTGGAAGAGCAACTGCACCAGAAGAAAGTGGAAGCTGTATTCACCGACGAGTTGCGCAAGCACCTCGCCAAGAAAGGCTTTGACCCACTGATGGGCGCACGCCCCATGCAGCGCCTGATTCAGGACACCATTCGGAAGGCCTTGGCCGACGAGTTATTGTTTGGCAAGTTGCTTAACGGTGGCCGTGTCACCGTGGATCATGATGCTGAAGCGGATCAGGTTTCATTGACCTTCGACGAAGGTGCAAATGGCCAGGTTTCGGAAAGCGGAACGGAAGTTGCGCTCGACTAAGCTGTTCTGATCTTCGTTAATTGAAGAAATGACGCTTGGGCAAAATGGGACACCCTGTCACATTTTGCCCAAACAACTTCGGTTTCTGCCTTTGTTTTTCGCTTGATACAAGGCCTGGTCTGCACTGGCCATGGTCCGCTCGATTGTCTCAAGTGGTGCAATGTCTGAAATGCCTGCTGAAAATCCCACTTGGCTTTGCCCACCCAACCTGATTCGGTCGACGATTCGTTGCGCGTCGCTTGCTGTGCAGTTAGGCAACAAGACAGCAAATTCTTCCCCGCCAATTCTGGCAATCAAATCGCCTGGCCTGAAGTTCATTCGAAGAATGGTTGCGAACTCTTTCAGGCGAGTATCGCCTGCCTCGTGTCCATAAGTGTCGTTGTACTGTTTGAAGTAATCAATGTCGATAATGGCTACACTGCCTTGCGCCTGGTTCTCACGTCGCATTTTTCGCAGGTAGGCACCGCTCATGTCTTGCCATCCTCGTCGGTTTAAAAGTCCAGTGAGGGCGTCGGTGCGGGCCTGGTTGCCCAAGTGAAACAGCTCGCTGGCGAAACGCTTTCTCAGTCTGGATTGACGCCATAGAGTCAAGCCCACAAAGCCAACGGAGAAAAACAGCACGATCACTGTCAGGATGAGGTTGTTGCGTTGGAGCGTATTCACCTTCTCGTCAGAAGCAAGCGCGCTTTTTTTCAAAGCAGTGTTCAGCAGGCTTAACTCGATGAACCAGTGGTCCATCACAGAAGGATTTTGCTGATTTGGATTGTTGATCAACTGGTCAATTTGAATCAGGTGTTGGCGTAAAGCGTGTGCGTGAGCTGCGAGTGACCCAGGTTCGTTCACCGCTTCCACCACCGCTAGCCTTGCTGCGAGCTGATTTAACAACTCTTGGGGTGACTGATAGCCGCGGCTTTCAAGACCAAGCTTGGTTTCATAAGTTCTGGCATTGCCCAAATGTCTTAGGGCAGTGCTTTGAACGATCAGGTCTTGCACGGTCACTTCAATAAGACGCCGCTTGGCCATGTCGGCCTGAATGTTGTTGGTCTGTTGAAAGTTGAAAACAGCCACCAAGGCCAGCATGCAGCACAGGGCAATCCAGAGGTAACGAACGGTA
The nucleotide sequence above comes from Limnobacter thiooxidans. Encoded proteins:
- the clpS gene encoding ATP-dependent Clp protease adapter ClpS, yielding MSSQNNPTTVLESQTLKAKLPPMYQVVLLNDDYTPMEFVVIVLQKFFGKGREQATQIMLKVHREGKGVCGVYPKDIASTKVELVCGFAKQHQHPLQCVMEET
- a CDS encoding superoxide dismutase — encoded protein: MQHTLPELPYAMDALAPHISKETLEYHYGKHHAAYVTNLNNLVKGTEFETSSLEDIVKKSTGGVFNNAAQIWNHTFYWHCLSPNGGGAPTGKLAEAINAKFGSFDAFKEAFTKSAIGNFGSSWTWLVKKADGSVDIVNTSNAATPLTTQDKPLLTCDLWEHAYYVDYRNARPKYVETFWNLANWSFASANFEG
- the icd gene encoding NADP-dependent isocitrate dehydrogenase, whose amino-acid sequence is MYQHIKVPSVGEKITVNSDYSLNVPDQPIIPFIEGDGTGFDITPVMIDVVDAAVAKAYGGKRKISWMEIYAGEKSTKVYGPDMWLPEETLEVLKEYVVSVKGPLTTPVGGGIRSINVALRQQLDLYVCLRPVRYFTGVPSPVKEPHKTDMVIFRENSEDIYAGIEYEAETDKAKKLIKFLQEELGVSKIRFPDTSGIGIKPISKEGTERLFRKAIQYAIDNKKPSVTIVHKGNIMKYTEGAFAAWSYALAKNEFGAELLDGGPWMKIKAPHGDIVIKDVIADAFLQQILLRPAEYSVIATMNLNGDYISDALAAQVGGIGIAPGANLSDSIAMFEATHGTAPKYAGKDYVNPGSQILSAEMMLRHMGWVEAADLIISSMEKSIASKKVTYDFARLMEGATQVSCSGFGQVMIDHM
- a CDS encoding GGDEF domain-containing protein; the encoded protein is MNSGVSGLDGRVHKGIRHHILQQLQPCSERTVRYLWIALCCMLALVAVFNFQQTNNIQADMAKRRLIEVTVQDLIVQSTALRHLGNARTYETKLGLESRGYQSPQELLNQLAARLAVVEAVNEPGSLAAHAHALRQHLIQIDQLINNPNQQNPSVMDHWFIELSLLNTALKKSALASDEKVNTLQRNNLILTVIVLFFSVGFVGLTLWRQSRLRKRFASELFHLGNQARTDALTGLLNRRGWQDMSGAYLRKMRRENQAQGSVAIIDIDYFKQYNDTYGHEAGDTRLKEFATILRMNFRPGDLIARIGGEEFAVLLPNCTASDAQRIVDRIRLGGQSQVGFSAGISDIAPLETIERTMASADQALYQAKNKGRNRSCLGKM
- a CDS encoding cold-shock protein, whose amino-acid sequence is MATGTVKWFNDAKGFGFITPDQGSDELFAHFSAIQASGFRTLKEGQKVTFEVVDGPKGKQAQNICAMDATSAA
- the clpA gene encoding ATP-dependent Clp protease ATP-binding subunit ClpA, giving the protein MIAQELEVSLHMAFVDARQQKHEFITVEHLLLALLDNPSAAEVLRSCSCDVEEIRKNLQNFIKDNTPVVSGQDEVDTQPTLGFQRVIQRAIMHVQSTSNGKKEVTGANVLVAIFGEKDSHAVYYLHQQGITRLDVVNYISHGITKTPQAPAPKPENAQNENQEQEAEAPQGVGDKQSPLDQYTQNLNTLAKEGKIDPLIGREQEVERVIQVLCRRRKNNPLLVGEAGVGKTAIAEGLAWRIVQGDVPEILSSAQVHSLDMGALLAGTKYRGDFEQRLKAVLKQLKANPDSVLFIDEIHTLIGAGSASGGTLDASNLLKPALSSGQLKCIGATTFTEYRGIFEKDHALSRRFQKIDVSEPTVEQTIEILRGLKSRFEDHHGVKYSSAAISAAAELSAKFINDRHLPDKAIDVIDEAGAAQRILPKSKQRKTITKGDIEDIVSKIARIPPQSVNTDDRNKLATLDRDLKATVFGQDPAIEALANAIKMSRAGLGKADKPIGSFLFSGPTGVGKTEVAKQLAFILGIEMLRFDMSEYMERHAVSRLIGAPPGYVGFDQGGLLTEAITKKPHCVLLLDEIEKAHPDVFNILLQVMDNGTLTDNNGRKADFRNVIIIMTTNAGAEALTKRGIGFMESKVQGDEMEDIKRMFSPEFRNRLDSVISFRALDEQIILRVVDKFLMELEEQLHQKKVEAVFTDELRKHLAKKGFDPLMGARPMQRLIQDTIRKALADELLFGKLLNGGRVTVDHDAEADQVSLTFDEGANGQVSESGTEVALD
- a CDS encoding DUF192 domain-containing protein; translated protein: MYFDPYPKRLVPGMLGLLIALLGASACASGNAGPVQGPLPQIQVLIGEEKLNVELANTDLSRQIGLMNRKKLAENAGMLFVFKRAETQCMWMKNTLIDLDVAFADDQGKILNVEHMTAGTSDVHCAKGNARLALEMNRNWFSKRKIGAGQIIQVPESAMASQ